A portion of the Magnolia sinica isolate HGM2019 chromosome 17, MsV1, whole genome shotgun sequence genome contains these proteins:
- the LOC131230902 gene encoding uncharacterized protein LOC131230902 — protein sequence MVEEGRGAPHGVLLAVVVGLVVAGPMLLGDQGEALSNAIAGILSPTGLLLLPIVLLVIIRFLSSDRGTALSEIFSAGEPDSIHRLGGSPVGVALLLLLLLFLLYNRVSLFGPGDDDSGE from the coding sequence ATGGTAGAGGAAGGGAGAGGTGCACCACATGGTGTTCTACTGGCTGTAGTGGTGGGCCTTGTCGTAGCGGGCCCAATGCTACTCGGTGATCAAGGCGAGGCCTTATCAAACGCGATCGCAGGAATTCTAAGCCCGACGGGCCTTCTCCTCCTGCCCATCGTCCTCCTCGTCATCATTCGATTCCTATCGTCCGATAGAGGGACCGCACTCTCCGAGATCTTCTCCGCGGGTGAGCCCGATTCCATACATCGGCTCGGCGGGTCCCCGGTCGGTGTCGCACtcttactactactactactctTTCTACTCTATAATCGTGTGTCCTTGTTTGGGCCCGGCGACGATGATTCCGGTGAGTAG